The following proteins are co-located in the Urocitellus parryii isolate mUroPar1 chromosome 15, mUroPar1.hap1, whole genome shotgun sequence genome:
- the Lypd5 gene encoding ly6/PLAUR domain-containing protein 5 — MGVPRAFLLCLFGTVLCWTGSRALQCYSFEHTYTGPFDLSDMKFPSISCPHGCSEVVLSLDTGYRAPVTLIKKGCWTGPTAGSMQSNQDALPPDFSVVRGCVGDFCNNHLVTHDVIPNLSQAPDPPRLSGTECYACVGTHPEDCSPDKSRRVQCHQDQSVCFQGNGRMTTGNFSVPVYIRTCHRPSCTTMGTTSPWTAIDLQGACCEGHLCNRDSVTQAFNTPTAAAPPRVPHIMTLALLAPLLVSSLGGPLWLSI, encoded by the exons ATGGGGGTCCCCAGGGCCTTTCTGCTCTGCCTCTTTGGGACTGTGCTCTGTTGGACAG GTTCCAGAGCCCTGCAGTGCTACAGCTTTGAGCACACCTACACGGGGCCCTTTGACCTCAGTGACATGAAGTTCCCCAGTATCTCCTGTCCCCACGGATGCTCTGAGGTTGTCCTGTCCCTGGACACTG GGTATCGCGCACCGGTCACCCTGATAAAGAAGGGCTGCTGGACGGGACCCACGGCCGGCTCCATGCAGTCCAACCAAGACGCGCTGCCGCCGGACTTCTCGGTGGTGCGAGGCTGCGTGGGAGACTTTTGCAACAACCACCTCGTGACCCATGACGTCATCCCCAACCTGAGTCAAG CACCTGACCCACCGAGGCTCAGCGGCACCGAGTGCTACGCCTGCGTGGGCACCCACCCCGAGGATTGCTCTCCTGACAAGTCCCGACGGGTCCAGTGTCACCAGGACCAGAGCGTCTGTTTCCAGGGCAATGGCCGAATGACCACCG GCAATTTCTCAGTCCCTGTGTACATCAGAACCTGCCACCGGCCCTCCTGCACCACCATGGGCACCACCAGCCCCTGGACAGCCATTGACCTCCAGGGCGCCTGCTGTGAAGGGCATCTCTGCAACAGGGACTCCGTGACCCAGGCCTTCAACACCCCTACAGCTGCTGCTCCCCCCCGGGTGCCCCACATCATGACCCTGGCCCTCCTAGCCCCTCTTCTGGTCAGTTCTCTGGGAGGACCCCTCTGGCTCTCCATATAG